A segment of the Nostoc sp. TCL26-01 genome:
AATGCCCACCAAAATCATGAGACTACGTATTGTTAATTCAAATTAATTAGAGGAGGTGCTTTTATGCCGACAATTTCTAATCCCCACGACCCTTATAGTGGTTATAATTTCTGGGTGGAATGGGATGGTATTGTTCATGCCGGCTTTCGTGAATGTAGCGGGTTGACGGCGACTCGCAAAGCAGGAACTTATCGAGAAGGGACAGATAAAGGATTAAATCAACGTCAAATTCCCGGACTCAATAGTTATGGCAATATTACCCTCAAAAGAGGAATTACTGATAATAAAGAACTGTGGGAATGGCACAAGAAACTACAAAATGGCGAAGCAGATAGACGCAACGTGTCGATTATTTTAGCTGATGACAAAGGAGAAGAAAAAATTCGCTGGAATCTAGAAAATAGCTGGCCAACCACTTGGAATGCCCCAAGCTTTAATGCTACCTCAGATGAGGTGGCAATAGAAACTCTGGAACTAGTTCATGAAGGGATCACTATTGGTTAGGAAGTTGTAGCAAAGAGTGCTGAGTAAGGGAGTGAGGGAGTGAAGAATCGGACTATTGACCATTGACCATTGACCATTGACTATTGACCAATGACTAATAGCAAAATCATGCAACAAACTGAATTTCCTTTTATCTTACCTCAAGGATATCTCGACGCAGAGGGTAATACTCATTATGAAGGCGTGATGCGTTTGGCAACTGCTTATGATGAAATTGCGCCTCTGCGAGATCCGAGAGTGCAGAAAAATCCTGGTTATTTGGTGATTATTCTCTTAGCAAGAACCATAGTCAAACTAGGAACATTAGACCAAATTAATACCAAAGTAATTGAGGGTTTATTTTCAGGAGATTTAGTCTATTTGCAAGATTTTTATCAAAGGATTAACCAAAATGGTCATAGTCGTTTGCGGGTAGCTTGTCCTCATTGTGAGGGAGAGTTTGAAGTGGAAACTATTCCTGTGGGGGAGTAGTTTGCTACCCCACAGAACGACTGCTGGAGGAGGTAGCTTACCTTGCTTATCATTTTCATTGGTCTTACGAACAGATTATGACAATGGAACACCAAGAACGTCAGCAGTGGGTAACACAAGTAGCACAAATTAATCAGCGACTTAGTGATTGAATATAGGAATCTGCTTTGATTACTAAACTGATTTGTGTAGTTAGGCAATAGGCAATAGGCAATAGGGTTATGAATATATACTGAATCTTGTATGCGTCAGCGCAGGCTACGCTAACCAAAATTAAATAGGAGTTCTATAGGAAAAAATGAATCTCAAATTTATTGCTTTAAATGCAGCTTTAGCCGCAGGTTCTACGGCCAGCTTAGTAGGACATGACCCTTACATGGTTTATAACTTTGCTGTAGAAATTGGCGGAGTTGTGGTTGGTGGTTTTAGTGAAGTTAGTGGTTTAAGTAGTGAAATTGAGTTGGAATCTTATCAGGAGGGAGGGCTAAATGATTATATTCATAAATTTCCTAAACATACCACCTACCCCAATTTAGTTTTGAGTCGAGGATTGGTCAATATTGATTTGTTTTATATCTGGTATCAAGCAACTAGTCAAGGACTAATTCAACAGTTAAATGGGACGATTCTCTTACTGAATAGTCAGCAAATTCCGGTGATGTGGTGGACATTTAAACAAGCATATCCTGTGAAATGGGAAGGGCCACGGTTGAACGCTAATAGCGATGAAATTGCGGTGGAAAGAATTGAACTAGTACATCAGGGAATTTGTAAGTTATAGGGAATGGGTATTATGGCAAATTTATCTGATTGGCGAGATGCAATTAATGAAGAATTGGTACATCGTTTAACTCGTCCCTTACGTCAACCGGGAATGATGCAAATGGGGATGAGTCGGCGGATAATTAATCGATGCGATCGCTTTTTAAATCGGTTACCATTGCTAAATCAACAAATGCAGCGTTGGGGTAATACTAATACTCTATCATCGGAGTTGCTGCCGATTGTTTATGCACAGCCAGCGTCTACTGTCTCCCCAGTCCAAACGACAGCGAATATAATTCAAAGAAAATTAGATTCTTCATCATCTTTACCAATTCAATCAGTTAATAATACTCCCGATTTATCCAGTTCTGATTTTACAGATGTAACAACACCGATTAATCAAACTTCTATCTCTTCATCAGCAATTCCTGTAGTTACATCAGCACCTATTACTGAAGAATTACCAATATTTCCCCCTACTAAATCAGAATTAACTCTCAATCACCCTTCTCAACCAATTAGAGATACACCCTCCATATTCTCATCACCAATTACTGAACAATCGCCAAAATCAGAAGAAATGGCGTTAACAGAAACAACATTACCAATATCTCCACCTACTAAATCAGAATTAACTCTCAACTACCCTTCTCAACCAATTAGATATACACCTTATATATTCTCATCAGAATTGCCGATAGTTTTGCCGCAACCTATTAGTAAACAGCCAAAACCAGAAGAAATATTATTAACAACTAAATCACAACTCAATCCCAATCATCAATTTCCAGCGATTGTCACAATAAAACCTATAACTGAAAAATCGCCACCATCTGATCAGAGATTACCAATTATTCAAGCCAAACTCCAAAATTATTCCCCAGCACAGCCATCTCTCCCACTGATCAATGATTTATCTGATCAACAACAAACACAATTAAATAAACATGATTTTGTTAAACCTCTCTCTCTCAAAAGCGAACAGAACGAGGTCAAAAATCATCAGTTTATTAAACCTATATCCGTGTCAAATAAAGATGAGAAAACAGATACAACAAATACAACCGACTATTTAATCTCTATCAAACATGAAAACTTAATTTCTCAAATTTCCCAACGACTTCCCATAGTCACCGCACAACCTCCAACTTCTCAAGTTAATTTAACTAACCACAAACAAGATATCTCTCCCCTACCTCTTATTTCTATAAATTCCATAAATAACCAATCCTCAAAACCTCAACCTTTGCCTTTACCTATAGCTAAAAGTAATCAGAATCAACAACTAAACCTATCAAAACCTAACTCCATCTCAAATACAAATTTATCATCACCCACTCAAACTTTTTCTCCAAGAGAAACTGCAGTTTCACCAATTGCCAATTCATCTTCTATTGATATTAACGCTATAGCTAGTCAAGTTGAACGCAAACTGATGCGGCGTTTAGTTATTGAAAGTGAACGTAGAGGTAAAAGTCGATGACATTAGAAAAATTAACTATCAAAGCCGAAAAAAATAACCCAGGAGACTTTGCCGATAAATTTAAAGTTCTTTTTAACCCTAATCAAATAGAAATTATCAAAACAGGGTGGTCGATGGAAAAGTATGGCCCTGTTACATCTCAAGCACTAACTCAACTCAACCTGGATTTGTTCTTTGACACTACCTTGATGGGATTTCCTCCAGAGAATGTCCAGAAATATACGCGCAAAATTTTTAGTTTGACTCAACCGCGTATCGGTAAAAATCCCAAACGTCCTCCGCGTTGTCAACTGATTTGGGGAACTATATCGGGTAAAGATAGCCTTTTATTACCTGATGGTTTTTTAGAAAGCGTCACTAAAAAACTAACTCATTTTCTTGAAGATGGTACACCTGTACGAGCTACTTTAAGCTGTAGATTTAAAGAGTGGAAGGAACCGATAAAAAAAGCAAAAATTGCTAATCCAATTGATGATCCTGTCAGAATTGTCAAAAGAGGAGAAACTTTAAGTAGTATTGCCACTGAAGAATATGGTGATCCTGCTTTGTGGCGTGTCATTGCAGCAGAGAATCACTTAAATAATCCCCGCATTTTAAATCCAGGAACTGTGTTGACAATTCCACCTTTACGACTAGGGGGTAAATCATGACAAATGGTGTTGCCTTGTTAAATCCCTATCTGAAAGTTTTGGTGCAGAATCAACTTTTAAATGTAGAGATAGAAGCTGATTTAATATCGGTTTTAGTCTCCGAAGATGTAGCCGTTCCGGGGATGTTTGAGTTGCGATTAGTTACTTGGGACTTAGTAAAACAAGAAATGACATGGGTAGATGACAAAGTATTTGATATTGGGAATGAAGTCGAAATTCAGATGGGATATGAACAAGAACTAAAAACTATTATGGTGGGGGAAATTACGGGATTAGAACCAGAATATACTCAAGAGACAACACCTGTTTTAGTGGTGCGGGGGCATGATTTACGTCATCGGTTGTTGCGAGGAACTCAGACAAAATCATTTCTCAAAGTTAAGGATAGTGAGATTGCTAGTCAAATTGCTCGCACTAGAGGACTAACAGCAAAAGTGACTGATAGTCAGGTGAAATTAGACTATATTTTACAGCATAATCAAACAGATTGGGAGTTTTTAAATCAGAGAGCTAAACGCATTGGTTATGAAGTGGCAGTGGAGGGAAAAACCCTCTATTTTCGTCCTCATGCAAATACTCAAGATAAAGTTTTAACTCTCACTTATAGCGAAAATATACAAGAATTTTTACCCCGTTTAAGTACTTTGAGTCAGGTGCAAGAATTGACAGTGAAAGGTTGGAGTCCTCAACAAAAAAAAGAAGTATTAGGAAAAGCAGGGATAGGAAAAGAAGGTGGGACAATGGGAGGTAAAGTTTCTGGAACAAAGGCTGTCAAAAAAGCATTTGGTAATGCTAATCAAACAATAGTCAATCAACCTATATCAAGTCAAGCAGAAGCCGATCGCATGGCGTTAGGACAGTTTCAAGAAATAGCGATCGCCTACATTACTGGTGAAGGTAGTTGTCAAGGTAATCCCCATATTCGCGCTGGGCAAGTCATAGAAGTTTTGGGACTAGGTAAAAGGTTTAGTGGTCTATATTATATCATGACTACGGAACATTATTATTCACGAGAACAGGGTTATCAAACTTCGTTTACTGTTAGGAGAAATGCTACATGAACGGGCTAGATTTTTTAATATCCAATCAGCAAAATGATCATTTTTATGGAGTGAGTATTGGGATTGTGACTAATAACCAAGATCCAGAGAAATTAGGCAGAATTAAAGTCAAGTTTCCTTGGCTATCTGGTGAGGAAGAAAGTTACTGGGCTAGGGTTTTAACGCCAATGGCAGGAAATGACCGAGGGATTTATTTTTTACCAGAAGTTGATGATGAGGTTTTGGTGGCTTTTGAACAAGGGGATATCAATTTTCCTTACATTCTTGGTGCTTTATGGAATGGGAAAGATAAACCACCAATTACTAATGCAGATGGTAAGAATAATCAACGAGTGATTAAATCTCGTAGTGGTCACATGATTGTTTTAGATGATACTGATGGCAAGGAAAAAATTATTATTAAAGACAAGACTGGAAAAAATCAAATTGTGATTAATTCCCCAGAGAATCAAATGAGTATCCAAGTAGAAAAAGATTTAACTATAGAAACAAAGGGGAAAATTGTTTTAAAGAGTAGTGATGATGATATCTCGATTGAATGTAAAAATTTGCAAATAAAAACTCAACAAAATTATCAACTAGAAGCAGGAGCAAATTGTACAATTAAAGCGAAGTCTAAATATGAATTGGCAGCACAATCTGGTTTAGAAATTAAATGTGCATCTGGAGTGAAAATAAATGATGATTCATTAGAGGTGATGTAATGGAAATTGATTTTTTAGGTGTGGGATGGAGTTTACCTATCCGACTTAAGAAAAATGGGCAAATTGCAGTAGCACGTTATGAAGAAAGTGTGCGTCAGTCGATTTGGATGATTCTCAGTACGGCGAAAGGGGAAAGGGTAATGCGTCCTGATTTTGGCTGTGATATTCATGAAAAAGTATTTGCCCCTAATAGTTTAGGAACGGTGGGACAAATTGTCAGTGATGTGCAAGATGCTTTAATTGAATGGGAACCCAGGATTGATGTTTTAGATGTAGATACAATTGCCGATCCTCAGCAACCAAATGTGATTTTAATTCAAATAAATTATCAAATTCGGACGACGAATAATATTTTTAATTTGGTTTACCCTTTTTATTTACAGTAATCGATTATGGCTATTTTACCTCCCAAAATTGATCAGCGCACCTATGAAGAAATTGTGCAACAAACTGAGAGTTTAGTACAGCAATTTACTGACTGGAAACCTGCACCGGGAAATCAACCTGATGCGGGTAGGGCATTAATTCGCATCTTTGGTAAGATGGTAAAATCAGTGAGCGATCGCCTCAATCAAGTTACAGAGAAAAATTTCCTGGCATTCCTTGATTTAATTGGGGGAGAACTCGCACCACCCCAACCAGCTAAAGTCCCTCTAACCTTCTATTTAGCCCAAGGAAGTCCCACAGATGGGTTAGTTCCCGCCCATACTCAAATATCAGCACCATCAACAGAGAGTTTAGATGCAGAAATCCTATTTGCAACTGATCGAGAATTAGTCGTTACAACCACACAATTACAAGCAGTATACCTGCGCGAACCGAGTCAAGATAAGTATAGTGATCACACCTTAGCAGCAATAGGACACAAGGATACAGCCTTTTTGACTTTTGTTGGCGATCGCCCTATCTCCCATTCTCTTTACATCACTTGTCCTGACATTTTTACTTTACCAGAGTTAAGAGCGTTTAACCTGATTATTAATACTACTAATAACAATCAGTTCTCAATTTTACCCCTAAATTGGTCTTATTGGGATGGTAATCAATGGCAGATTATCCCTAGTCCTAAATCTGACAAAAATCAATTTATATTTACAAATTTACCTATTCCTACTCCCTGTGAAATTCAAGGTAAAACTGAGAAATGGTTGCAAGCTAATTTAACTAACATCACGGCAAGTATACCTGAAATTACCAATATTCAAGCTAGTATCAATATTAAAAAAAATAACTTAATACCCGAAGTTTGCTTATTTAATACTACTCCTTTAGACCTGACAAAAGATTTTTATCCCTTTGGCGTACAACCAGAGATTAATGATACATTTTATATTGCATTACACGATACCTTCATTCAGCCCAATACAGTTATCACTATTGACATCAAATTAAGCCATAAACCTGTCAATACAACTAATTTAAACATTCGCTGGGAAATGGATAATGGTGCAGGCTGGCAAGAAATATCTGCGAGTAACCAGCAAATCAGATGGCAAGAAAAATCCTCAGCGATTCAGTTGAAAGAAGGAGATATCATTCAGGCGAAGTTAGAATTTCTCAATCAAACAAATATGCCTGCGCCTACCACTGTGAATAGAGAAACTCGTTATTGGTTACGTGGGCGAATTACTCAAGGTTATTATGGACAACCCAGTAAAGAGAGAAAATACGCTATTTATAATGAAGTCGCCGCAGTCAGCAATAGTCCTGCCGAAAAAGCAATTAATATTGTCGGGAATGCTGCCGATTTTTTTAGTAGCAATGATGTGATTAGATTAGTATGGCTCGAAAATAATACTACTGAAAAACGAGAAGAATATGAGATTGAAAAAGTAGCCAGCAGTACAATCACCCTGAAGACAGCATTAAGTCAAAATGCTAAGGCTAGTGGCACAAAAATATTTCGTAGAGATATTATCACTGAAACCATTGCACCAATTTATGATCCACCCCTGATTCAGTCATTAAAGTTAAGCTACGAATTTACCTTAACAGAAAAAGCGATTTATTTTGCAGAAAATGACTTTACCTATACTTATCCAGATAGTGTAAATCCAAAATCTTTCTCACCCTTCACCCCAACAACAGACCAAGAACCAACCCTCTATCTAGGTTTTGACCAATCTTTTGATAATAAACCAGTAACTATTTATGCACAGGTAGAATCTCCCTTACCCCATGAATTATCAACTGATATAACCACACAAACAATCTTGACAGCAACAGCAAATACCGGAGATAAAACCCTACAACTTGCTGATATAACTGGTTGGCAAATAGGCGATCGCCTAGAAATTCAGGCCCCCGAACAACTTCATAACTACACCATTATTTCTATTAATAACAATCAAGTTAGCATCAACCCACCCCTACAACAAAACTATCCAGAACTTCACCCAATAATTCATCCTACACAACCACATTTAGTATGGGAATATTCTAGTCCTTGGGGTTGGCGATCGCTAGGGGTAGAAGATGAAACTCAAGCATTTTCACAACGAGGTTTAATTCAATTTATCGCTCCTGCCGATTTTAGTCAAACAGCAGCTTTCGGTCAACAATTATATTGGTTGCGTGTGCGTTGGTTAGCTGGTAATTTTCGGGTAAAACCTCGTCTACGTCGCTTATTAACTAATACCACTTGGGCATTTCAAGCAATTAGTCTGCAAGCAGAAGTTTTAGGTTCAAGTAATTACGAAGCAGAGCAAGTTTTTACTGCTAATAATACCCCCATTTTACTGGGACAACAATTAGAAGTCGAAGAAGGACAAATCCCTACCCAAATAGCATCCCATCGCCTGAAAATCATTCGAGATAACTTAGGAGAAATTGAGGAAGTTTGGGTACTTTGGCAAGAAGTCGCAGATTTCTATGGTTCTAGTGGCAGCGATCGCCATTACATTTTAGATCATCAAACTGGCGAAATTCGTTTTGGCAATGGCCAAGCGGGAATGATCCCCCCCAGAGGACGGAATAATATTCGCCTCGCTTTCTATCAGACTGGCGGTGGTAAAGCCGGCAACGTCACCGCACAAACCATTAGCCAACTGAAAACCACCATTCCCTACATTGATCGAGTTATCAACCTAGAAGCCGCAGCCGGGGGTACACCACAGGAGACTTTAGATCGTCTCAAACAACGAGTCCCCAAACAACTCCGTCACCGCAATCGCGCTGTCACCCATGAAGACATTGCAGATTTAGCTTACGCCGCTTCTACAGATGTGGCAAGAGTCAAAGTAGTCACACCAGACTTGCTGACGGCTGATTTTAGCCCTTTGAATGAAAAACTGTGGATTGATCCCAGCAAAGCCAATGTGTCATTTGCAGATAACCTACGCGAAAAACTTCAGACAATCAATGCTACCGAAGCTGCCAACTTTGAAAAAATGATGCGGGAAATTAACCGCCGTGCTGGGCAAATTAAACTGATTATCTTACCTGATAGTAGCGATCGCCAACCTACCCCCAGTTTAGCCTTATTAGCGCAAGTCGAAACCTATATCCTCGTCCGTTGTACAGCCACACTGGATTTAGTGGTGACAACTCCCACATGGCAAGAAGTCACCGTTAACGCAACTATCACTCCCATATCTCTAGAAGATGCAGACATGGTGCGTCACACCGTCACACAAACCTTAGAAGCCTTTCTTCATCCCTTAACCGGCGGCAAAGGAGAAGGATGGCAATTTGGACGCTATCCCCAAAAATCCGATTTTTACGCCATTATCCAATCCATCCCTGGAGTAGATCATGTCAATTCCTTAGAAGTGCAGTTACCAGGAACACAAACTAACTCATTATTGAGTGCTGATTCATTAATTTTCTCTGGTAATCATGTTGTTAAATTGGCGGGGAGGAAGGTAACAGGGAAGAAGGCAATAGGCAATAGGCAATAGGCAATAGGAAAGAAGGCAATAGGCAATAGGCAATAGGTAATAGGCAATAGGCAATAGGGAAGAAGGTAATAGGTAATGGGTAATGGGTAATATTTTGGTGAATATGAAAAAGGAGTTATAAATGGCTGAGATTCGGGATTTTAAAGATTTAATAATTTGGCAAAAAGGTATGGAAATTGCAGAAAAGTGTTATCTCTTAACTAAACATTTTCCTAGAGATGAAGTTTTTGGAATGACTGAACAAATCAGAAGATCATCAGCATCTATTCCCGCCAATATTGCCGAAGGCTATGGTAGAAGATCATCTGGTGACTATGCCAGATTTTTAAATATCAGTCAAGGCTCAATCAATGAATTACAAACTCATCTTCTTCTATCCTCCAGAGTAGGAATATGTACTATAAAAGATATAGAAATCATTCTGCAACACCTTCAAGAAGAAACTAAAATGATTATTTCTCTTTTAAAAAATTTAAATAAATAAAAACTATCACCCATCACCTATTGCCTATTGCCTATTGCCTATTCTCCATTCCCCAATCCCCGTTCCCCATTCCCCAATCATGACTCTACCCCTACCTAACCTCGACGATCGCACTTACGCTAATTTAGTAGAAGCAGCCATTTCTCAAATTCCTCTAGAATATCCAGAGTGGACTGACCATAATCCTACAGATACAGGAATTATTCTCATTGAATTGTTCGCATGGTTAACAGAGATGGTTCTCTATCAAGTTAATCAAATTCCTGATGAGAATTATGCCAGTTTTCTGAGTTTACTGCAAGGAAAAGATTGGAGTTTACCAACTAATGTTTCTCCCCAGGAACGACAGAAAGCTTTACAATTAGAGATTCAAAAAACTTTAATAGAGTTACGTAAAATTTATCGTGCTGTTACTCCAGAAGATTTTGAAAAATTGGTACTAATTGATTGGAATCAATCAGCAGATGTGGGTGATGTAAAAATTGCTAGGGTTAAATGTTTGGGACAACGTAACTTAGAATCTACTGCGGAAAGTTTTGCCCCAGGACATATAAGTTTAGTGGTGATTCCTGAAGATAATCAAGTAAATACGGTAGATAAATATGCAGCATTGTTGAACTTTCTGGATGCTCGCAAACTTTTAACTACTCGTCTGCATATTGTAGAACCTGATTATGTTGCTATCACTATACTAGCAGAATTAGTGCTTCAGGATGGCGCACAACCAGAGGCAGTCAAAAAACAAGTAAAAACAGAAGTTGAGATATTTTTTGCACCCTTATTGTGGCTTTTTGGTCGGAGTGTTTATATTTCTGAATTATATAAATTACTAGATGATATTCCTGGTGTAGATTATGTGGAAAATCTGCAAATTATCGATCAGTATAATCATTCTCAATCGGTAATTGATTTAGCAGAACATCAATTAGTGAAAATCAATCTCCAAGATAGCAAGTTTACAATATTAGTAGAGGTTGGCAATGAACGCAAAACCATCTGACTCAGTTAGCACCTATCAACAATATTTGCCAGCCATTCTCCAAAAAGATGAATTTTTTGGGCAGTTTTTATTGGCTTTTGAACAAATTCTCAGTGGCTTAAGTGAAACGCCTAGTCAAGAGAAAATCATTACAGCTAATACCCAAAACATAACTGGCTTAGAAGAAGTTATCAATAATGTTCATCTTTACTTCAATCCCCAAGCCACTCCAGAGGAATTCTTACCTTGGTTAGCAAGGTGGGTATCCTTGAGTTTAAGGGATGATTGGCAAGTAGAGGTGAAAAAAGCCTTTATTCAACAAATTGTCCGATTATACAATTTGCGCGGAACAAAAGCAGGATTAATCGAGATTTTGAGTATTTATTTACAAAATTCTGGCTTTGGTGAAAAAGTGGAAGTCTTCGATCAATTTGATGACTTCCCTCATTATTTTCAAGTGCAACTAACTCTCAAAGATCGTGATCCTGATAAGTATTGGCGACAGGCGAAAATAGCTAAGGCAATTATCGATCAAGAAAAACCAGCACAAACATTCTATGCGCTGAAAATTCTTGTGCCTACCATGCAGCTAACTAAGCGATCGCACATCATTTATACTTACAAATTATTTGCCCCACCCCAAGAACAAAAATTTGCGATCGCTGTCACTATTACCCCCAACAATTTCAATAGTACTCAAATTACGCAATTAGCTAAACAGTTACTTGTGCAAATCCAAGGCAACTCAAAATCTCTTGGATCATCTCCACCAGAAATCACGAGTAATAACCAATCTTTCTCCGTCAAACAAAATTTAACTTATCAGCATCTCCAAGACAACTTAGCAGGTTTTAATGTCACCTTATCCAATCGTACAGATAAACAGTTTCAGGGAAATTTAGCGATAGATTTTCATTTTTACATAAATGATAAATTATATATAAATACTCTATTAGAACAACCTATAAATTTAGCCCCAGTCCTGACTATCTGCCGAGAAAATCAGAAAAAAGAGATAATTGCTGGCAATACGATTTTTCAAAAATCCCCACCACGAGGCATGAAGATAACAGAATCTATGTGGACTAAACCCGATAATTTTAAATTGTTTACACCACCTCAAATTCAAGAACTAACGCCTCAGTTGATCGCCCTTATAGAAAAAATAGACCTAGAAGCGATCGTGGAAATAACGCAACCAAATCCCATCACATCAGATGTGCTAAATAAAATTACAGTTCGTCTACAAGATAACTTCTCAGACTATGATTTACTAATTCCAGAAACTATCATAGCCAATAATCAAATTACAATTAAGCGGACATTCTATTACCAACAATTTCTACAAAATATAGATATGTTAGCATTAACAATTAAAAGTTTGCATGATACAGATATTGCGGGAAAAGTCACCTTGCAAGCCACTTTAAACATCAATCAGCGTTTATCCACTCATAAGTTATTAGAACAATCCTTCAATCTCACAGCCGTTCCTGCTTACAATATTTTACAAATCTGTCAGAAAAATGAAAGAGGAGAAATTATTTTTGGGCAAACGATTCCCACAATTTTAGGAACAACTACTCAATCCTTAAACTAAAATACAGGATATAAAATGGCAAAAACTAACGATTTCACTAACTTCGCTAACGAACGTCCCAACTATTTTCCTGGACAATATCTCCTAGAAGATGACTTTGAAATTCAGCATAAATATTTGAGCGATCGCCAACGCTATCATCATCAAAGTCTGCATATTTCTGGCATCATTGAAGGCTTGGAAGTTGAAGTTGTCACTAACACAAAATCTGTTCTAGTAAAATCTGGTTCAGCCATCAATAGTAGTGGTGATGTGATTATCTTAAAAGCTAACATCACATTTTCTGACTTCAAAAATCTGACTGATGGCGAACTATATATCCAATATTCCCAAGACAAACAACTCCAACAACAAAAAGATATAGCTGATAGCTATACTCGCTGGCAAGAAAAACC
Coding sequences within it:
- a CDS encoding phage tail protein, which encodes MPTISNPHDPYSGYNFWVEWDGIVHAGFRECSGLTATRKAGTYREGTDKGLNQRQIPGLNSYGNITLKRGITDNKELWEWHKKLQNGEADRRNVSIILADDKGEEKIRWNLENSWPTTWNAPSFNATSDEVAIETLELVHEGITIG
- a CDS encoding phage tail assembly protein encodes the protein MQQTEFPFILPQGYLDAEGNTHYEGVMRLATAYDEIAPLRDPRVQKNPGYLVIILLARTIVKLGTLDQINTKVIEGLFSGDLVYLQDFYQRINQNGHSRLRVACPHCEGEFEVETIPVGE
- a CDS encoding DUF6760 family protein is translated as MEEVAYLAYHFHWSYEQIMTMEHQERQQWVTQVAQINQRLSD
- a CDS encoding phage tail protein; protein product: MNLKFIALNAALAAGSTASLVGHDPYMVYNFAVEIGGVVVGGFSEVSGLSSEIELESYQEGGLNDYIHKFPKHTTYPNLVLSRGLVNIDLFYIWYQATSQGLIQQLNGTILLLNSQQIPVMWWTFKQAYPVKWEGPRLNANSDEIAVERIELVHQGICKL
- a CDS encoding LysM peptidoglycan-binding domain-containing protein; the encoded protein is MTLEKLTIKAEKNNPGDFADKFKVLFNPNQIEIIKTGWSMEKYGPVTSQALTQLNLDLFFDTTLMGFPPENVQKYTRKIFSLTQPRIGKNPKRPPRCQLIWGTISGKDSLLLPDGFLESVTKKLTHFLEDGTPVRATLSCRFKEWKEPIKKAKIANPIDDPVRIVKRGETLSSIATEEYGDPALWRVIAAENHLNNPRILNPGTVLTIPPLRLGGKS
- a CDS encoding phage late control D family protein; translated protein: MTNGVALLNPYLKVLVQNQLLNVEIEADLISVLVSEDVAVPGMFELRLVTWDLVKQEMTWVDDKVFDIGNEVEIQMGYEQELKTIMVGEITGLEPEYTQETTPVLVVRGHDLRHRLLRGTQTKSFLKVKDSEIASQIARTRGLTAKVTDSQVKLDYILQHNQTDWEFLNQRAKRIGYEVAVEGKTLYFRPHANTQDKVLTLTYSENIQEFLPRLSTLSQVQELTVKGWSPQQKKEVLGKAGIGKEGGTMGGKVSGTKAVKKAFGNANQTIVNQPISSQAEADRMALGQFQEIAIAYITGEGSCQGNPHIRAGQVIEVLGLGKRFSGLYYIMTTEHYYSREQGYQTSFTVRRNAT
- a CDS encoding phage baseplate assembly protein V codes for the protein MNGLDFLISNQQNDHFYGVSIGIVTNNQDPEKLGRIKVKFPWLSGEEESYWARVLTPMAGNDRGIYFLPEVDDEVLVAFEQGDINFPYILGALWNGKDKPPITNADGKNNQRVIKSRSGHMIVLDDTDGKEKIIIKDKTGKNQIVINSPENQMSIQVEKDLTIETKGKIVLKSSDDDISIECKNLQIKTQQNYQLEAGANCTIKAKSKYELAAQSGLEIKCASGVKINDDSLEVM
- a CDS encoding GPW/gp25 family protein, whose translation is MEIDFLGVGWSLPIRLKKNGQIAVARYEESVRQSIWMILSTAKGERVMRPDFGCDIHEKVFAPNSLGTVGQIVSDVQDALIEWEPRIDVLDVDTIADPQQPNVILIQINYQIRTTNNIFNLVYPFYLQ
- a CDS encoding baseplate J/gp47 family protein, whose translation is MAILPPKIDQRTYEEIVQQTESLVQQFTDWKPAPGNQPDAGRALIRIFGKMVKSVSDRLNQVTEKNFLAFLDLIGGELAPPQPAKVPLTFYLAQGSPTDGLVPAHTQISAPSTESLDAEILFATDRELVVTTTQLQAVYLREPSQDKYSDHTLAAIGHKDTAFLTFVGDRPISHSLYITCPDIFTLPELRAFNLIINTTNNNQFSILPLNWSYWDGNQWQIIPSPKSDKNQFIFTNLPIPTPCEIQGKTEKWLQANLTNITASIPEITNIQASINIKKNNLIPEVCLFNTTPLDLTKDFYPFGVQPEINDTFYIALHDTFIQPNTVITIDIKLSHKPVNTTNLNIRWEMDNGAGWQEISASNQQIRWQEKSSAIQLKEGDIIQAKLEFLNQTNMPAPTTVNRETRYWLRGRITQGYYGQPSKERKYAIYNEVAAVSNSPAEKAINIVGNAADFFSSNDVIRLVWLENNTTEKREEYEIEKVASSTITLKTALSQNAKASGTKIFRRDIITETIAPIYDPPLIQSLKLSYEFTLTEKAIYFAENDFTYTYPDSVNPKSFSPFTPTTDQEPTLYLGFDQSFDNKPVTIYAQVESPLPHELSTDITTQTILTATANTGDKTLQLADITGWQIGDRLEIQAPEQLHNYTIISINNNQVSINPPLQQNYPELHPIIHPTQPHLVWEYSSPWGWRSLGVEDETQAFSQRGLIQFIAPADFSQTAAFGQQLYWLRVRWLAGNFRVKPRLRRLLTNTTWAFQAISLQAEVLGSSNYEAEQVFTANNTPILLGQQLEVEEGQIPTQIASHRLKIIRDNLGEIEEVWVLWQEVADFYGSSGSDRHYILDHQTGEIRFGNGQAGMIPPRGRNNIRLAFYQTGGGKAGNVTAQTISQLKTTIPYIDRVINLEAAAGGTPQETLDRLKQRVPKQLRHRNRAVTHEDIADLAYAASTDVARVKVVTPDLLTADFSPLNEKLWIDPSKANVSFADNLREKLQTINATEAANFEKMMREINRRAGQIKLIILPDSSDRQPTPSLALLAQVETYILVRCTATLDLVVTTPTWQEVTVNATITPISLEDADMVRHTVTQTLEAFLHPLTGGKGEGWQFGRYPQKSDFYAIIQSIPGVDHVNSLEVQLPGTQTNSLLSADSLIFSGNHVVKLAGRKVTGKKAIGNRQ